One window of Flavobacterium ammonificans genomic DNA carries:
- a CDS encoding glycoside hydrolase family 16 protein has protein sequence MKFSILVTLACLVSLSLFAQTNQLKDLIWADEFNVNGAPDATKWAYDIGTGDWGWGNNESQYYTNRAENVKVEGGVLKITSRKDTFSGSNYTSARIKTQGKFSFKYGRVEIKAKLPSGGGTWPALWMLGNNITTGGWPACGEIDIMEHVGNVPNKIHGTLHYPNFSGGNAVSRTINITNASSEFHIYTLDWRADTIKFYVDGTLFHTFNNSASLPFNQNFFLIVNSAMGGNFGGKIDPNFVSSTFEIDYIRVYN, from the coding sequence ATGAAATTTAGCATTTTAGTCACTCTTGCTTGTTTAGTTTCATTAAGTTTATTTGCACAGACTAATCAGTTGAAGGATTTGATTTGGGCTGATGAGTTTAATGTGAATGGAGCTCCAGATGCAACAAAATGGGCGTATGACATTGGGACAGGTGATTGGGGATGGGGTAACAATGAATCACAGTATTATACCAATAGAGCCGAAAATGTAAAAGTTGAAGGCGGAGTTTTAAAAATCACCTCAAGAAAGGATACTTTCAGCGGAAGTAATTATACTTCAGCAAGAATTAAAACTCAAGGCAAATTTTCGTTCAAATACGGAAGAGTCGAAATTAAAGCAAAACTTCCATCAGGAGGTGGAACTTGGCCGGCTTTATGGATGTTAGGTAATAATATCACTACAGGGGGATGGCCAGCTTGTGGAGAAATTGATATAATGGAACATGTAGGTAATGTGCCTAATAAAATTCATGGAACCCTTCATTATCCAAATTTTTCTGGTGGTAACGCTGTTTCTAGAACTATTAATATTACTAACGCTTCCTCTGAATTTCATATTTACACTTTAGATTGGAGAGCGGATACTATCAAATTCTACGTAGATGGTACTTTATTCCATACATTTAATAATAGTGCTTCTTTACCATTTAATCAGAATTTTTTCTTGATTGTTAATAGTGCAATGGGAGGAAATTTTGGGGGAAAAATCGACCCTAATTTTGTATCGTCTACTTTTGAGATTGATTATATAAGAGTTTACAACTAA
- a CDS encoding glycoside hydrolase family 30 protein: MVLFSIFSWIVMFFNGSLYTDAFSFSNSSFQYPVFENKVDCWVTNANRSIYLQKQNGFLTFQSGKLESVNIQVDDSHTYQTIDGFGYTLTGGSAQSINKLNSQKRKELLQELFGYNENSIKISYLRISIGASDLNATPFTYNDLPAGQTDVSLSQFSLSPDNDDLIPMLKEIIAINPHIKILATPWSPPTWMKNNNSFIGGSLKPEYYGVYAAYFVKYIQKMKDEGISISAITPQNEPLHPGNNPSMFMSAEQQASFIKNHLGPAFANANITTKIIIYDHNCDRPDYPMSILNDPIANAFIDGSAFHLYAGDISALTTVYDAYPNKNLYFTEQYTGTSGTFVGDLKWHMKNVIIGSIRNWSKVALEWNLANDANFGPHTHGGCTTCKGAITINSSDSYERNVSYYIIAHVSKFVPPGSVRIASTQKGNINSIAFKTPEGKKVLILENDGDANEKCTIEYNQKLFSTSLDGGSVATFIWN, from the coding sequence ATGGTTCTATTTTCAATATTCAGTTGGATTGTAATGTTCTTTAATGGGTCACTATATACTGATGCTTTTTCGTTTTCAAATAGCTCATTTCAATATCCTGTGTTTGAAAATAAAGTAGATTGTTGGGTTACAAATGCAAATAGAAGTATTTATTTACAAAAGCAAAATGGTTTTTTGACATTTCAAAGTGGTAAATTAGAAAGTGTTAATATACAAGTTGACGATTCTCATACTTACCAGACTATAGACGGATTTGGTTACACATTAACAGGAGGGAGTGCACAAAGTATCAACAAATTAAATTCTCAAAAGCGAAAAGAATTATTGCAAGAATTATTCGGTTATAATGAGAATTCCATCAAGATAAGTTATTTGCGAATTAGTATTGGTGCATCTGATTTGAATGCTACGCCTTTTACTTATAATGACTTACCTGCTGGACAAACGGACGTTAGTTTATCTCAATTTAGTTTATCGCCCGATAATGATGATCTAATTCCAATGCTAAAAGAAATTATAGCAATTAATCCTCATATTAAGATTTTAGCCACCCCATGGTCCCCACCAACTTGGATGAAAAATAATAATAGTTTCATTGGCGGAAGTCTAAAGCCTGAGTATTACGGGGTATATGCAGCTTATTTTGTCAAGTATATTCAAAAAATGAAAGATGAGGGTATTTCTATTTCGGCAATTACTCCACAAAATGAACCTTTACATCCCGGAAACAATCCAAGTATGTTTATGTCAGCAGAACAACAAGCTAGTTTTATTAAAAACCATTTAGGGCCTGCTTTTGCCAATGCCAATATAACAACAAAAATAATTATATACGATCACAATTGTGACAGACCTGATTATCCTATGTCAATTTTAAATGATCCTATTGCCAATGCTTTTATTGACGGTTCAGCTTTTCATTTATATGCTGGTGATATAAGTGCTTTAACGACTGTTTATGATGCTTATCCTAATAAAAATTTATATTTCACTGAGCAATACACAGGAACTTCAGGAACTTTTGTAGGTGATTTAAAATGGCATATGAAAAATGTAATTATTGGCTCTATACGTAATTGGAGTAAAGTGGCTTTGGAATGGAATTTAGCTAATGATGCTAATTTTGGTCCACATACGCATGGAGGATGTACAACCTGTAAAGGAGCAATTACAATTAATAGTTCTGATAGTTATGAGCGTAATGTGAGTTATTATATTATAGCACATGTTTCAAAATTTGTTCCTCCGGGTTCCGTTCGTATTGCATCTACTCAAAAAGGCAATATAAATTCGATTGCATTTAAAACACCAGAAGGGAAAAAAGTGCTAATTTTGGAAAATGATGGAGATGCCAATGAAAAATGCACAATTGAATACAATCAAAAATTATTTTCAACTTCGCTTGATGGAGGGTCTGTAGCTACTTTTATTTGGAATTAA
- the bglX gene encoding beta-glucosidase BglX, whose product MKNTTILGLLLVSFLGFSQQKTIDQRVEALLKQMTLEEKIGQLNQYTGNNQATGPITINPNKEAEIKSGLIGSMLNVIGTKYTRQYQELAMQSRLKIPLLFGQDVIHGYKTTFPIPLAEAASWDLEAIELGARIAAVEASASGIHWTFAPMVDISRDPRWGRVMEGAGEDTYLGSKIAFARVKGFQGNLGDVNSVMACVKHFVGYGAAVGGRDYNSVDMSDRMLWETYLPPFKAALDAGAATFMNSFNDLNGVPATGNKFLQRDILKGKWNFQGFVVSDWGSIGEMVNHGNVKDNKEAAQLAITAGSDMDMESNAYRYNLAQLVQEGKVDVALIDDAVKRILRKKFELGLFEDPYKYSNPKREAKELNNPLHRKIARDMAAKSIVLLKNEKQLLPLSKDVKKIAFIGPLVKEHKENIGFWAVELPELDYTKEVVSQWQGLQNKVGKNTQLLYAKGCEIEGNNRDGFAEAIAVANQADVVIVSIGERGNMSGEAKSRSNIHIPGVQEELVQALQATGKPVVVLINAGRPLVFNQTADTAQTILYTWWLGTEAGNAIADVLFGDYNPSGKLPMTFPREEGQLPIYYNHFNTGRPAPNETAFNYVSAYTDLKNSPKFAFGHGLSYTTFNYSDLKLSKNKIMDTETIEVSFQLTNGGKFAGNEVVQLYLRDKVGSVVRPIIELKDFQKVYLNAGETKTIQFTIDKEKLAFYNEKLEWNTEAGDFDLMIGTSSSGIRLKAGFELVK is encoded by the coding sequence ATGAAAAATACGACTATTCTTGGATTATTATTAGTATCCTTTCTAGGCTTTTCACAACAGAAAACAATTGACCAAAGAGTAGAGGCTTTGCTTAAGCAAATGACTTTGGAAGAAAAAATAGGTCAGTTGAACCAATATACAGGCAACAATCAGGCTACGGGCCCAATTACTATTAATCCTAATAAAGAAGCCGAAATCAAAAGCGGTTTGATTGGATCGATGCTAAATGTGATTGGAACAAAATATACCCGTCAATATCAAGAATTAGCCATGCAATCGCGATTGAAAATTCCATTGTTGTTTGGTCAAGACGTAATTCATGGGTATAAAACTACGTTTCCAATTCCTTTAGCCGAAGCGGCAAGTTGGGATCTAGAAGCTATTGAGTTAGGTGCGCGAATTGCAGCTGTTGAAGCTTCGGCTAGTGGTATTCACTGGACTTTTGCACCTATGGTTGATATTTCTCGTGATCCAAGATGGGGACGTGTTATGGAAGGTGCTGGTGAGGATACCTATTTAGGATCTAAAATTGCTTTTGCTAGAGTAAAAGGATTTCAAGGAAACTTAGGCGATGTGAATTCGGTGATGGCTTGTGTGAAACATTTTGTTGGTTATGGTGCTGCTGTTGGAGGAAGAGATTATAATTCAGTAGATATGAGTGATAGAATGTTGTGGGAAACGTATTTACCTCCATTCAAAGCCGCTTTGGATGCGGGTGCTGCAACGTTTATGAATTCATTTAACGATTTGAATGGTGTGCCAGCTACGGGGAATAAATTTTTGCAAAGAGACATCTTAAAAGGCAAATGGAATTTTCAAGGATTTGTGGTTTCCGACTGGGGTTCAATTGGCGAAATGGTCAATCACGGGAATGTAAAAGACAATAAAGAAGCCGCACAGTTAGCTATTACAGCTGGAAGTGATATGGATATGGAAAGTAATGCGTATCGTTATAATTTGGCGCAATTAGTACAAGAAGGGAAAGTTGATGTAGCTTTGATTGATGATGCAGTAAAGCGTATTCTTCGTAAAAAATTTGAGTTGGGGTTATTTGAAGATCCTTATAAATATTCCAATCCAAAGCGTGAGGCTAAAGAATTAAATAATCCGTTGCACCGAAAAATTGCACGTGATATGGCAGCAAAAAGTATTGTTTTGTTGAAAAATGAAAAACAGCTTTTGCCTTTGTCTAAAGACGTAAAAAAGATTGCTTTTATTGGGCCATTAGTAAAGGAGCATAAAGAAAATATAGGATTTTGGGCAGTGGAATTACCTGAATTAGATTACACTAAAGAAGTGGTTTCGCAATGGCAAGGTTTACAAAATAAAGTAGGGAAGAACACACAGCTATTGTATGCTAAAGGATGTGAAATCGAAGGAAACAATAGAGATGGATTTGCTGAAGCAATTGCTGTGGCAAATCAAGCAGATGTGGTGATTGTAAGTATTGGAGAAAGAGGCAATATGAGTGGTGAAGCCAAAAGCCGAAGCAATATTCATATTCCTGGAGTTCAGGAAGAATTAGTACAAGCACTTCAAGCTACGGGTAAACCAGTTGTTGTTTTAATCAATGCTGGTCGACCACTTGTGTTTAATCAAACTGCAGATACTGCTCAAACTATCTTGTACACATGGTGGTTAGGAACTGAGGCAGGTAATGCTATAGCGGATGTGCTGTTCGGAGATTATAATCCGTCGGGTAAATTGCCAATGACTTTTCCAAGAGAGGAAGGACAGTTGCCAATTTATTACAATCACTTCAACACTGGAAGACCTGCTCCAAATGAGACAGCTTTCAATTATGTTTCAGCTTATACCGACCTGAAGAATAGTCCAAAGTTTGCTTTTGGACACGGTTTAAGTTATACTACTTTTAATTACTCTGATTTGAAATTGTCAAAAAATAAAATTATGGATACTGAAACTATAGAAGTTAGTTTTCAGTTAACCAATGGAGGGAAATTTGCAGGAAATGAGGTGGTGCAATTGTATTTAAGAGACAAAGTAGGGTCGGTAGTTCGACCAATTATTGAGTTGAAAGATTTTCAAAAAGTCTATTTGAATGCAGGGGAAACCAAAACCATTCAGTTTACAATTGACAAAGAAAAATTAGCATTCTACAATGAAAAATTAGAGTGGAATACAGAAGCTGGTGATTTTGATTTGATGATCGGAACCTCTTCATCTGGTATTCGTTTGAAAGCGGGTTTTGAATTAGTAAAATGA
- a CDS encoding NUDIX hydrolase has translation MLKEVIANKENYQPGLSTDCVIFGFHDNQLKVLLIKTKYSEDWALPGGFVRVDESIDEGAVNVLQRRTGLKGIFLRQFATFGKVNRNPIAFSQKVVNFFGIPKEEALWYQRRFVTIGYYALVDFLQAVPQPEGNSEVVEWIDINCIPSLILDHKEIFDKALETLRMELNLVPVGYNLLPEKFTIPQLQKLYETILGRKLDRRNFLRKITSIGILNKLDEKKSNVAHKAPNLYSFDKERYKTVLNNGLHQGW, from the coding sequence ATGTTAAAAGAGGTTATAGCTAACAAAGAAAATTACCAACCTGGTTTATCTACGGATTGTGTTATTTTTGGTTTTCATGATAACCAATTGAAAGTCTTGTTGATCAAAACAAAATACTCCGAGGATTGGGCTTTACCTGGAGGGTTTGTTCGCGTCGATGAAAGTATTGACGAAGGAGCGGTAAATGTCTTGCAAAGAAGAACCGGTTTAAAAGGAATTTTTCTACGCCAGTTTGCGACTTTTGGCAAAGTGAATCGAAATCCGATAGCGTTTAGTCAAAAAGTAGTCAATTTTTTTGGTATTCCCAAAGAAGAAGCGCTATGGTATCAAAGACGTTTTGTAACTATAGGGTATTATGCGTTAGTCGATTTTTTACAAGCCGTTCCGCAACCGGAAGGAAATAGTGAAGTAGTGGAGTGGATTGATATTAATTGCATTCCTTCTTTGATTTTAGATCACAAAGAAATTTTTGACAAAGCGCTCGAAACTCTTCGAATGGAATTAAATCTAGTTCCTGTGGGCTATAATTTATTACCTGAAAAATTTACGATTCCTCAATTGCAAAAATTATACGAAACTATTTTAGGGAGAAAACTAGACCGTCGAAATTTTCTAAGAAAAATAACTTCGATAGGTATTTTAAACAAGTTAGACGAAAAGAAAAGTAATGTGGCACACAAAGCACCTAACTTATATTCATTTGACAAAGAACGATACAAAACGGTTTTAAATAATGGTTTGCACCA